A genome region from Halalkalibacillus sediminis includes the following:
- the purL gene encoding phosphoribosylformylglycinamidine synthase subunit PurL — protein MSLLLEPSPQEVKDRKLYAEMGLTDDEFSTIEKLLGRTPNYTETGIFSVMWSEHCSYKKSKPLLSKFPTKSPRVIQGPGEGAGVVDIGDEQAVVFKIESHNHPSAIEPYQGAATGVGGIIRDVFSMGARPIALLNSLRFGELTTPRTKYLFEEVVAGIAGYGNCVGVPTVGGEIQFDDCYQGNPLVNAMCVGLINHEDVQVGQAKGIGNTVMYIGSATGRDGIHGATFASEELTDESSEDRPAVQVGDPFMEKLLIEACLKLIKSDALVGMQDMGAAGLTSSASEMASKAGTGIEMDLDKVPQREVGMAPYEMMLSESQERMLIVVEKGREQEIKDIVAPFDLEAVEVGVVIEEKQFRLLHKGEVVTDVPVDALAEEAPVYQLPSKQPEQFVMNQQTEVVLPQLENPEEILEQLLQAPTIASKEWVYDQYDHMVQTNTVVTPGSDAAVLRIRGTKKALAMTTDCNSRYIHLDPLTGGQIVVAEAARNVVCSGAEPIALTDGLNFGNPDKEEVFWTMEQTTDGMAKACEQLSTPVISGNVSLYNETKGTSVYPTPVIGMVGLIHDVEHITTQHVKQAGDLVYLIGENSTEIGGSELQKLLVGEYSGKAPSIDLKVEKERQSKLLHAIQQDLIQSAHDISEGGMAVALAEKVMTTDFGIEAHMSGTHEVELFSETQSRFLVTVSKEQQKSFEEIVPDAQLIGKVTPTGKVQISFNDQEMINASVERLTQLWKGAIPCLLKSKA, from the coding sequence TACTTTCGAAATTTCCTACCAAAAGTCCCCGAGTGATACAGGGACCTGGAGAAGGTGCGGGAGTTGTTGATATCGGTGACGAGCAAGCGGTTGTCTTTAAGATCGAAAGTCATAATCACCCTTCAGCGATTGAACCCTACCAAGGGGCTGCGACGGGTGTCGGAGGAATTATCCGCGACGTTTTTTCCATGGGGGCACGTCCTATTGCATTACTGAATTCACTTCGTTTTGGAGAACTGACAACGCCACGCACAAAGTATTTATTTGAAGAAGTGGTAGCAGGAATCGCTGGATATGGTAATTGCGTTGGTGTACCTACTGTCGGAGGAGAAATTCAATTCGACGATTGTTATCAAGGCAATCCTTTAGTCAATGCGATGTGTGTTGGGCTGATTAACCACGAAGACGTTCAAGTCGGGCAAGCGAAAGGGATCGGGAATACGGTCATGTACATAGGGTCCGCTACTGGCCGCGACGGGATTCATGGTGCCACATTCGCATCAGAAGAATTGACGGATGAATCTTCAGAGGACCGTCCGGCGGTTCAAGTAGGAGATCCTTTTATGGAAAAACTACTTATCGAAGCGTGTTTAAAATTGATCAAATCTGACGCGCTCGTCGGTATGCAAGATATGGGTGCTGCTGGACTTACTTCTTCAGCGAGTGAGATGGCGAGTAAGGCTGGCACAGGTATCGAAATGGATTTAGACAAAGTGCCACAGCGTGAGGTAGGAATGGCGCCTTATGAAATGATGCTTTCGGAATCTCAGGAACGTATGCTTATCGTTGTTGAAAAAGGACGCGAGCAAGAAATCAAAGATATCGTCGCTCCATTTGACCTTGAAGCGGTTGAAGTTGGAGTTGTCATAGAAGAAAAGCAGTTCAGATTGCTTCATAAAGGTGAAGTGGTTACGGATGTGCCGGTGGATGCTCTTGCTGAAGAGGCTCCAGTATATCAGCTACCTTCAAAGCAACCAGAGCAATTCGTGATGAATCAGCAGACAGAGGTGGTATTACCACAACTTGAAAACCCTGAAGAAATTTTAGAACAGTTACTGCAAGCACCGACCATTGCTAGCAAAGAATGGGTCTACGATCAGTACGACCATATGGTTCAGACGAATACGGTCGTCACACCAGGATCAGATGCCGCGGTACTTCGGATCCGTGGAACAAAGAAAGCACTAGCGATGACGACAGACTGCAATTCAAGGTATATCCACCTCGATCCATTAACGGGTGGTCAGATTGTGGTGGCTGAGGCTGCTAGAAATGTAGTTTGTTCTGGTGCAGAACCGATCGCCCTGACGGATGGATTGAACTTCGGTAACCCTGATAAAGAAGAAGTGTTCTGGACGATGGAGCAAACGACGGATGGAATGGCTAAAGCTTGCGAACAGTTATCTACACCAGTAATCAGTGGAAATGTCTCGTTGTATAACGAAACGAAAGGTACGAGTGTTTACCCGACCCCTGTGATTGGAATGGTAGGTCTGATACATGATGTTGAACATATTACGACGCAACATGTTAAACAGGCAGGAGATCTTGTCTATCTAATTGGTGAAAATTCTACTGAGATCGGCGGAAGTGAGCTACAAAAGTTATTAGTTGGCGAATACTCAGGTAAAGCTCCATCGATCGATTTAAAGGTTGAAAAAGAACGTCAGTCTAAACTGTTACATGCTATACAACAAGATTTGATCCAATCTGCTCACGATATTTCTGAAGGTGGAATGGCCGTTGCATTAGCCGAAAAAGTTATGACCACTGACTTTGGAATAGAGGCTCATATGAGTGGAACACATGAGGTCGAACTATTTAGCGAAACACAATCAAGATTTTTAGTGACAGTTTCAAAAGAACAGCAGAAATCTTTTGAAGAAATCGTACCGGACGCTCAATTGATTGGAAAAGTTACACCAACTGGAAAAGTGCAAATTTCTTTTAATGATCAAGAGATGATCAATGCATCGGTTGAGCGTTTAACCCAACTCTGGAAAGGAGCGATCCCATGCTTGCTGAAATCAAAGGCTTAA